From Struthio camelus isolate bStrCam1 chromosome 7, bStrCam1.hap1, whole genome shotgun sequence, a single genomic window includes:
- the DNAJC9 gene encoding dnaJ homolog subfamily C member 9 → MGLLEQCEAAFGSADLYRVLGVAKEAAPGEIRRAYRRAALRVHPDRAEPGSKEEATRRFQVLGRAYAVLSDAERRAVYDERGTVEEEGEALRPERDWQEYWRLLFKKITVKDIEDFEKNYKDSEEELDDIKAAYVDFEGDMDKILESVLCVDYTDEPRIRKIIQEAIDSGELPAYNAFVKESKQKMSARKRRAEKEAREAEKTREELGLGDGEDDLKALIQSRNKDRKKEMDDFLAQLEAKYGNNSKKGGKKMAAKKGKK, encoded by the exons atgggGCTGCTGGAGCAGTGCGAGGCGGCTTTCGGCTCCGCCGACCTCTACCGGGTGCTGGGCGTCGCCAAAGAGGCGGCGCCCGGCGAGATCCGCCGCGCCtaccgccgcgccgcgctccgcgtACACCCGGACCGCGCCGAGCCGGGCTCCAAGGAGGAGGCGACGCGGCGCTTCCAG GTGCTGGGCCGGGCGTACGCCGTGCTGAGCGACGCGGAGCGGCGGGCCGTGTACGACGAGCGGGGCACggtggaggaggaaggcgaggcgctgcgccccgagcgcgaCTGGCAGGAGTACTGGCGGCTGCTCTTCAAGAAG ATCACCGTAAAAGACATTGAGGACTTTGAGAAGAATTACAAGGATTCAGAAGAGGAGCTGGATGATATTAAAGCAGCGTACGTGGATTTTGAGGGTGACATGGACAAAATATTGGAGTCTGTGCTGTGCGTGGACTATACAGATGAACCAAGGATAAGGAAAATCATACAAGAAGCCATTGACTCTGGAGAACTCCCAGCCTACAACGCTTTTGTAAAAGAGTCTAAGCAGAAAATGAGCGCAAGAAAAAGGCGG GCAGAAAAAGAAGCTAGAGAGGCAGAAAAGACTAGAGAAGAACTGGGCCTTGGTGATGGAGAAGATGATCTGAAAGCACTGATTCAA agTAGAAATAAAGATCGAAAAAAGGAAATGGATGACTTCTTGGCACAACTGGAAGCAAAATATGGGAATAattcaaaaaaaggaggaaagaagatgGCAGCCAAGAAAGGGAAGAAGTAA